The Natrinema sp. DC36 genome includes the window GAGGTTGATCGCGTCGTCGCCGGCGGCCTCGAAGACCTCGCGAATCCCGCTGATCGACACCTGCTCGACTCGCGCTGCGAAGTCGGTCATGGCTACATGGGGGCGGCCGATCCCGATAACTCTTCATGTGTTCGTCGGTCCGGGCTCATCGCCCGAACGGTCCCGAACTCCGAACCGTCTCGACCCCAAACCCTCTCGCCCCGTAAACGGTCTTGTCAGCGGTCCTGAAGTAGCCACAAGGGATATGCCGCTCGTAGCGAATCTCTCTTTCAATGACTCTCACTCGCCGATCGGTGCTCGCCGCGGGCGCGACCGGAGCCCTCGCACTGACGGCAGGCTGTCTCGACGTCGTTCTCGGTAACGGGCCCCTCGAGTTCGAATCCGACCGCGTCGCCCCGACCGAGGGCGCGCTCGAGGAGGCCGGCTACGAGGAAAGCGGCGTCAATAACGACGCGATCGAGCGGACGGTCGACCTCCCGGGCGGCATCGAACGCGACGTCCGGGCCGGCGTCTGGCGTTCGGTTTACACGAAGGAGGTCGACTATCTGGGCGAGACGCGCGAGGGAGCCGCCTTCGCGGGCGTCTCGATTCCCGGCATGAAGGTCGCCGGCCGATCGCTCAACCCGCTCG containing:
- a CDS encoding DUF6517 family protein; amino-acid sequence: MTLTRRSVLAAGATGALALTAGCLDVVLGNGPLEFESDRVAPTEGALEEAGYEESGVNNDAIERTVDLPGGIERDVRAGVWRSVYTKEVDYLGETREGAAFAGVSIPGMKVAGRSLNPLDDMSNGELLERFLSEVPSDHGDISNVQREDSFGLDILGDGREVDLFVGQSELEGETIDIEIKITSFEHEGDLLVLLGTYPKLLTAEAANVEKLMESVEHPFEE